One genomic window of Salvia miltiorrhiza cultivar Shanhuang (shh) chromosome 4, IMPLAD_Smil_shh, whole genome shotgun sequence includes the following:
- the LOC131021829 gene encoding uncharacterized protein LOC131021829 isoform X1: MRLREISYEHRCQNVHSVVVLNDEGPTDQQYEPSSNINYSEVPKVMQSQLFLNSKPGLHNHTNLEVDDVNDYAPCVLDVDIEKGMAESLKSNVETVATLTSDDSLQKALHRDICLHIGGKFMQLLMNHGIELPKFTSRERVYDAASSRSRKYKRSQSFNSRRILLLFSVMSSMGTIILIYLTLRVRLVSDGSGNV; this comes from the exons ATGAGGCTAAGAGAAATTAGCTATGAGCATAGG TGCCAAAATGTCCATAGTGTTGTGGTTTTGAATGATGAAGGCCCCACTGACCAACAGTATGAGCCATCCTCAAATATCAACTATTCGGAAGTTCCTAAAGTGATGCAAAGTCAGTTGTTTTTAAATTCTAAACCTGGTTTGCATAACCATACCAACCTAGAGGTGGATGACGTGAATGATTATGCACCGTGTGTCTTGGATGTTGATATTGAGAAAGGAATGGCAGAAAGTCTCAAGTCCAATGTCGAAACTGTTGCTACTTTAACGTCTGATGATTCCTTACAG AAGGCATTACATAGAGATATCTGCTTACATATAGGCGGAAAATTCATGCAGCTCTTGATGAACCATGGGATTGAGTTACCCAAGTTCACTTCAAGAG AAAGAGTCTATGATGCAGCTTCTAGTAGGTCAAGGAAATACAAGCGATCTCAGTCATTCAACTCAAGAAGAATACTTCTCCTGTTCTCTGTCAT gTCCAGCATGGGAACAATCATTCTAATTTATCTGACACTGAGAGTGAGGCTAGTCAGTGATGGATCCGGTAATGTCTGA
- the LOC131021829 gene encoding uncharacterized protein LOC131021829 isoform X2 gives MAVNSCEECQNVHSVVVLNDEGPTDQQYEPSSNINYSEVPKVMQSQLFLNSKPGLHNHTNLEVDDVNDYAPCVLDVDIEKGMAESLKSNVETVATLTSDDSLQKALHRDICLHIGGKFMQLLMNHGIELPKFTSRERVYDAASSRSRKYKRSQSFNSRRILLLFSVMSSMGTIILIYLTLRVRLVSDGSGNV, from the exons ATGGCGGTCAATTCCTGTGAGGAG TGCCAAAATGTCCATAGTGTTGTGGTTTTGAATGATGAAGGCCCCACTGACCAACAGTATGAGCCATCCTCAAATATCAACTATTCGGAAGTTCCTAAAGTGATGCAAAGTCAGTTGTTTTTAAATTCTAAACCTGGTTTGCATAACCATACCAACCTAGAGGTGGATGACGTGAATGATTATGCACCGTGTGTCTTGGATGTTGATATTGAGAAAGGAATGGCAGAAAGTCTCAAGTCCAATGTCGAAACTGTTGCTACTTTAACGTCTGATGATTCCTTACAG AAGGCATTACATAGAGATATCTGCTTACATATAGGCGGAAAATTCATGCAGCTCTTGATGAACCATGGGATTGAGTTACCCAAGTTCACTTCAAGAG AAAGAGTCTATGATGCAGCTTCTAGTAGGTCAAGGAAATACAAGCGATCTCAGTCATTCAACTCAAGAAGAATACTTCTCCTGTTCTCTGTCAT gTCCAGCATGGGAACAATCATTCTAATTTATCTGACACTGAGAGTGAGGCTAGTCAGTGATGGATCCGGTAATGTCTGA
- the LOC131021829 gene encoding uncharacterized protein LOC131021829 isoform X3, with translation MAVNSCEECQNVHSVVVLNDEGPTDQQYEPSSNINYSEVPKVMQSQLFLNSKPGLHNHTNLEVDDVNDYAPCVLDVDIEKGMAESLKSNVETVATLTSDDSLQKESMMQLLVGQGNTSDLSHSTQEEYFSCSLSCKLKAYPSLWFLMSHYNLLKIEICTFIMGRVQLRCDGGDKA, from the exons ATGGCGGTCAATTCCTGTGAGGAG TGCCAAAATGTCCATAGTGTTGTGGTTTTGAATGATGAAGGCCCCACTGACCAACAGTATGAGCCATCCTCAAATATCAACTATTCGGAAGTTCCTAAAGTGATGCAAAGTCAGTTGTTTTTAAATTCTAAACCTGGTTTGCATAACCATACCAACCTAGAGGTGGATGACGTGAATGATTATGCACCGTGTGTCTTGGATGTTGATATTGAGAAAGGAATGGCAGAAAGTCTCAAGTCCAATGTCGAAACTGTTGCTACTTTAACGTCTGATGATTCCTTACAG AAAGAGTCTATGATGCAGCTTCTAGTAGGTCAAGGAAATACAAGCGATCTCAGTCATTCAACTCAAGAAGAATACTTCTCCTGTTCTCTGTCATGTAAGCTCAAAGCATATCCTTCACTTTGGTTCTTGATGAGTCATTATAATTTACTCAAGATTGAAATATGTACTTTTATAATGGGGAGAGTACAATTAAGATGTGATGGTGGAGATAAAGCATAG
- the LOC131021830 gene encoding probable mitochondrial adenine nucleotide transporter BTL3 isoform X1 produces MRNVHLPPGDGSNAVNQYQSSLSVNDDLRQNNLRIGGLFLEESPPASFVSLISPKKNAVAAAAGCSYRRSRRRGLDGGRSRSRGFISVTLSSINGDGGGGRGSCDEELSVSSVLGNVGEKSVESENEDESEVLVLKEVVREEKSTSGGGGTFNTAKHLWAGAVAAMVSRTFVAPLERLKLEYIVRGEQRTLPELIKAIANSQGLRGFWKGNFVNILRTAPFKAINFYAYDTYRNQLLKVSGNKETTNFERFVAGAAAGITATVLCIPMDTIRTVMVAPGGEALGGIIGTFRHMIQTEGFFSLYKGLVPSIISMAPSGAVFYGVYDILKSAFLHSPEGRKRLQHMKQQGNDLNAFEQLELGTVRTLVYGAIAGACSEAATYPFEVVRRQLQMQVRATKMGALQTCLKIVEQGGVQALYAGLIPSLLQVLPSAAISYLVYEFMKIVLKVE; encoded by the exons ATGCGTAATGTGCATCTGCCGCCCGGCGATGGAAGCAATGCAGTGAATCAGTATCA GAGCTCGTTATCAGTTAACGACGATCTGCGGCAGAATAATTTGCGTATAGGCGGCTTGTTTCTAGAAGAATCGCCTCCGGCGTCGTTTGTTTCCTTGATTTCTCCGAAGAAGAACGCCGTCGCGGCGGCGGCTGGGTGCTCCTATCGGAGGAGCCGTCGGAGGGGATTGGATGGAGGTAGGAGTCGGAGTCGAGGGTTTATATCTGTGACGCTATCGTCGATTAACGGCGATGGCGGTGGTGGTCGAGGGAGTTGCGACGAGGAGTTGTCGGTGAGTAGCGTTTTGGGGAATGTAGGAGAGAAGAGTGTGGAGAGTGAGAATGAAGATGAGAGCGAGGTGTTGGTATTGAAGGAGGTGGTTAGGGAGGAGAAGAGTACAAGTGGCGGCGGAGGCACTTTTAACACTGCTAAGCATCTTTGGGCAGGTGCTGTTGCTGCCATGGTATCAAG AACCTTTGTTGCACCATTGGAGAGATTGAAGCTGGAATATATAGTTCGTGGTGAACAAAGGACTCTTCCCGAGCTTATTAAAGCAATAGCTAATTCTCAAGGGCTCAGAGGATTTTGGAAGGGGAATTTTGTCAATATCTTACGAACAGCTCCATTTAAGGCTATCAACTTTTACGCGTATGATACCTATAGAAATCAACTGCTCAAGGTGTCCGGCAACAAAGAGACAACAAATTTTGAAAGATTTGTTGCAGGTGCTGCTGCTGGAATTACTGCGACAGTGCTCTGTATACCCATGGACACT ATCAGAACAGTTATGGTAGCTCCTGGAGGGGAAGCCTTGGGTGGAATAATTGGTACATTTCGTCACATGATCCAAACTGAAGGGTTCTTTTCTCTGTACAAGGGTCTAGTTCCATCTATTATTAGCATGGCACCTTCTGGTGCTGTATTCTATGGAGTATATGATATATTAAAATCGGCATTTCTACATTCCCCTGAAGGAAGAAAGAGGCTTCAACATATGAAGCAACAAGGTAATGACTTGAATGCTTTTGAACAGCTTGAGCTGGGTACTGTCAGGACTTTAGTATATGGAGCAATAGCTGGTGCCTGTTCTGAAGCTGCCACATATCCATTTGAAGTCGTGAGAAGGCAGCTTCAGATGCAAGTTCGGGCCACGAAGATGGGTGCATTGCAAACTTGTTTAAAGATTGTTGAACAAGGTGGAGTTCAAGCACTCTATGCTGGACTAATCCCGAGTTTATTACAG GTATTACCATCAGCTGCCATTAGTTACTTGGTATATGAGTTCATGAAGATAGTTCTTAAAGTGGAATGA
- the LOC131021830 gene encoding probable mitochondrial adenine nucleotide transporter BTL3 isoform X2: MRNVHLPPGDGSNAVNQSSLSVNDDLRQNNLRIGGLFLEESPPASFVSLISPKKNAVAAAAGCSYRRSRRRGLDGGRSRSRGFISVTLSSINGDGGGGRGSCDEELSVSSVLGNVGEKSVESENEDESEVLVLKEVVREEKSTSGGGGTFNTAKHLWAGAVAAMVSRTFVAPLERLKLEYIVRGEQRTLPELIKAIANSQGLRGFWKGNFVNILRTAPFKAINFYAYDTYRNQLLKVSGNKETTNFERFVAGAAAGITATVLCIPMDTIRTVMVAPGGEALGGIIGTFRHMIQTEGFFSLYKGLVPSIISMAPSGAVFYGVYDILKSAFLHSPEGRKRLQHMKQQGNDLNAFEQLELGTVRTLVYGAIAGACSEAATYPFEVVRRQLQMQVRATKMGALQTCLKIVEQGGVQALYAGLIPSLLQVLPSAAISYLVYEFMKIVLKVE, from the exons ATGCGTAATGTGCATCTGCCGCCCGGCGATGGAAGCAATGCAGTGAATCA GAGCTCGTTATCAGTTAACGACGATCTGCGGCAGAATAATTTGCGTATAGGCGGCTTGTTTCTAGAAGAATCGCCTCCGGCGTCGTTTGTTTCCTTGATTTCTCCGAAGAAGAACGCCGTCGCGGCGGCGGCTGGGTGCTCCTATCGGAGGAGCCGTCGGAGGGGATTGGATGGAGGTAGGAGTCGGAGTCGAGGGTTTATATCTGTGACGCTATCGTCGATTAACGGCGATGGCGGTGGTGGTCGAGGGAGTTGCGACGAGGAGTTGTCGGTGAGTAGCGTTTTGGGGAATGTAGGAGAGAAGAGTGTGGAGAGTGAGAATGAAGATGAGAGCGAGGTGTTGGTATTGAAGGAGGTGGTTAGGGAGGAGAAGAGTACAAGTGGCGGCGGAGGCACTTTTAACACTGCTAAGCATCTTTGGGCAGGTGCTGTTGCTGCCATGGTATCAAG AACCTTTGTTGCACCATTGGAGAGATTGAAGCTGGAATATATAGTTCGTGGTGAACAAAGGACTCTTCCCGAGCTTATTAAAGCAATAGCTAATTCTCAAGGGCTCAGAGGATTTTGGAAGGGGAATTTTGTCAATATCTTACGAACAGCTCCATTTAAGGCTATCAACTTTTACGCGTATGATACCTATAGAAATCAACTGCTCAAGGTGTCCGGCAACAAAGAGACAACAAATTTTGAAAGATTTGTTGCAGGTGCTGCTGCTGGAATTACTGCGACAGTGCTCTGTATACCCATGGACACT ATCAGAACAGTTATGGTAGCTCCTGGAGGGGAAGCCTTGGGTGGAATAATTGGTACATTTCGTCACATGATCCAAACTGAAGGGTTCTTTTCTCTGTACAAGGGTCTAGTTCCATCTATTATTAGCATGGCACCTTCTGGTGCTGTATTCTATGGAGTATATGATATATTAAAATCGGCATTTCTACATTCCCCTGAAGGAAGAAAGAGGCTTCAACATATGAAGCAACAAGGTAATGACTTGAATGCTTTTGAACAGCTTGAGCTGGGTACTGTCAGGACTTTAGTATATGGAGCAATAGCTGGTGCCTGTTCTGAAGCTGCCACATATCCATTTGAAGTCGTGAGAAGGCAGCTTCAGATGCAAGTTCGGGCCACGAAGATGGGTGCATTGCAAACTTGTTTAAAGATTGTTGAACAAGGTGGAGTTCAAGCACTCTATGCTGGACTAATCCCGAGTTTATTACAG GTATTACCATCAGCTGCCATTAGTTACTTGGTATATGAGTTCATGAAGATAGTTCTTAAAGTGGAATGA